In Verrucomicrobiia bacterium, one DNA window encodes the following:
- a CDS encoding YlbF family regulator, with translation MSLTQPDGAVMTKVRELCSTLAADPAFHQIRDRIGAFMTDEQAQMQYEDVAALSQALQHKQRQGIRLTEEEIADFESRRDQLLANPVAKGYLDAQEEMHAIRQSVATYVMKTFELGRLPQEDDFHNCGHGCSCG, from the coding sequence ATGAGCCTGACCCAACCCGACGGCGCGGTAATGACAAAGGTGCGCGAGCTGTGCTCGACGCTGGCGGCAGATCCCGCGTTTCACCAAATCCGAGATCGCATTGGCGCGTTCATGACTGATGAACAGGCGCAGATGCAATATGAAGACGTGGCGGCGCTGAGCCAGGCGTTGCAACACAAGCAGCGCCAGGGCATCCGGCTGACGGAGGAGGAGATCGCGGACTTTGAGAGCCGGCGCGATCAGTTGCTGGCGAATCCGGTGGCCAAGGGTTACCTGGACGCGCAGGAGGAGATGCATGCCATCCGGCAGTCGGTGGCGACGTATGTGATGAAGACCTTCGAGCTGGGCCGGCTGCCGCAGGAGGATGATTTTCATAACTGCGGCCACGGCTG